The Sphingopyxis fribergensis genome contains a region encoding:
- a CDS encoding type I secretion system permease/ATPase produces the protein MHRIVADPAELRHSLGHADPVAASDLLRLAKRIDGVRARATTANFERLRRLPMPVMASGAEGWFVIGRVGEDAVAVQRPGDAIERWDRAALEARWSGALLLVATRDSAQVAAPAFDMTWFIPQIVKYRKLIGEVLLITLALNLLGLAAPLFFQNVVDKVLAHNSLATLQVLAIGLVIVSLWEVAFGWLRTRLYSETSQKLDVELGSRLFRHLLRLPLAYFENRRVGDTVTRVRELETVREFMTNASLTVLIDPLFTIVFMVAMWLYSPLLFVIVALTLPAYVIVSLVVTGPLRRRLDEKFARGAANNALLVESVSGMQTLKAAAVEPQWQDRWERQLAAYSAANQRVINLGNSGSQAVQLISKLSLAAILFFGAQQVIAGALTVGGLVAFNMFAQRVSGPVIRMAQLWQDFQQVRLSVQRMGDILNTGTEPGAGSRTTLPALQGHIRFEGVRFRYAAEGPWTLDDIDLDLPAGATLGIAGASGSGKSTLTKLLQRLYLPASGRVLIDGVDIAQIDPSWLRRQIGVVLQENILFNRSIRENIALADPVTPIERVMTAARLAGAHDFILELPRGYDTIVEERGVNFSGGQRQRLAIARALITNPRILILDEATSALDAESEEIVQRNLKAIAAGRTVLIIAHRLSAIRQCDRILTLDKGRIVESGTHDELIRLGGRYAALHYRQIGVQAGAPT, from the coding sequence ATGCACCGTATTGTCGCCGACCCGGCGGAGCTGCGCCACAGCCTGGGCCATGCCGATCCCGTCGCCGCATCCGACCTGCTGCGCCTCGCAAAGCGCATCGATGGCGTCCGCGCCCGCGCCACGACCGCCAATTTCGAACGGTTGCGGCGCCTTCCCATGCCGGTGATGGCCAGCGGCGCGGAGGGCTGGTTCGTCATCGGCCGCGTCGGCGAAGACGCCGTCGCGGTCCAGCGTCCCGGCGACGCGATCGAGCGCTGGGACCGCGCCGCGCTGGAAGCCCGCTGGTCGGGCGCGCTGCTCCTCGTCGCCACGCGCGATTCCGCGCAGGTTGCCGCGCCCGCCTTCGACATGACCTGGTTCATTCCCCAGATCGTCAAATACCGGAAGCTGATCGGCGAGGTGCTGTTGATCACGCTCGCGCTCAACCTGCTCGGCCTCGCCGCGCCGCTCTTTTTCCAGAATGTCGTCGACAAGGTGCTGGCACACAACAGCTTGGCAACGCTGCAGGTGCTCGCCATCGGGCTGGTGATCGTTTCGCTGTGGGAAGTCGCGTTCGGCTGGCTGCGGACCCGCCTCTATTCGGAAACGAGCCAGAAATTGGACGTCGAGCTGGGCAGCCGCCTCTTTCGCCACCTGCTCCGCCTGCCGCTCGCCTATTTCGAAAATCGGCGCGTCGGCGACACCGTTACCCGTGTCCGCGAGCTGGAGACGGTGCGCGAGTTCATGACGAATGCCTCGCTCACCGTCCTGATCGATCCGCTGTTCACGATCGTCTTCATGGTCGCGATGTGGCTCTATTCGCCCCTGCTCTTCGTCATCGTCGCGCTCACCCTCCCCGCCTATGTGATCGTCTCGCTCGTCGTGACCGGCCCTTTGCGCCGCCGACTCGACGAGAAGTTCGCGCGCGGCGCCGCGAACAATGCGCTGCTCGTCGAGAGCGTCTCGGGGATGCAGACGCTCAAGGCCGCAGCGGTGGAACCGCAATGGCAGGACCGCTGGGAACGCCAGCTCGCGGCGTACAGCGCCGCCAACCAGCGTGTGATCAACCTCGGCAATTCGGGCAGCCAAGCGGTTCAGCTCATCTCCAAATTGAGCCTTGCCGCGATCCTGTTCTTCGGCGCGCAGCAGGTGATCGCCGGCGCGCTGACGGTCGGCGGGCTGGTCGCGTTCAACATGTTCGCGCAGCGCGTCTCGGGTCCGGTCATCCGCATGGCGCAGCTCTGGCAGGATTTCCAGCAGGTTCGCCTCTCGGTCCAGCGAATGGGCGACATCCTGAACACCGGCACCGAACCCGGCGCCGGATCGCGCACGACTTTGCCCGCGCTGCAGGGCCATATCCGCTTCGAGGGTGTCCGCTTCCGCTATGCCGCCGAAGGCCCGTGGACGCTCGACGACATCGACCTCGATCTGCCCGCCGGCGCCACGCTCGGCATCGCCGGCGCCTCAGGCTCGGGCAAGTCGACGCTCACCAAATTGCTCCAACGCCTCTATCTGCCTGCGAGCGGCCGCGTGCTGATCGACGGCGTCGACATCGCCCAGATCGATCCTTCATGGCTGCGCCGCCAGATCGGTGTGGTGTTGCAGGAGAATATCCTGTTCAACCGCTCGATCCGCGAGAATATCGCGCTCGCCGACCCCGTCACGCCGATCGAGCGCGTGATGACCGCCGCCCGCCTCGCCGGCGCGCATGATTTCATCCTGGAACTGCCGCGGGGTTATGACACGATCGTCGAGGAGCGCGGCGTCAATTTCTCGGGCGGGCAGCGGCAGCGCCTCGCAATCGCGCGCGCGCTGATCACCAACCCGCGCATCCTGATCCTCGACGAGGCGACCTCGGCGCTCGATGCCGAGAGCGAGGAGATCGTCCAGCGGAACCTCAAGGCCATCGCCGCCGGGCGCACCGTGCTGATCATCGCGCATCGCCTTTCCGCGATCCGCCAGTGCGACCGCATCCTGACGCTCGACAAGGGGCGCATCGTCGAGAGCGGCACGCATGACGAATTGATCCGCCTCGGCGGCCGCTATGCCGCGCTCCATTACCGCCAGATCGGTGTTCAGGCGGGAGCCCCGACATGA
- a CDS encoding MFS transporter produces the protein MATQAEPFATPAPRLTAPATLIPLLLLALVTTMGFTALGSFGTIQESAKAELALSDDALALIQGLGAAVPMVLFSIPIGILVDRRNRVRLTIGLAVLWTLGTLLTAFAPSAGLLTAARMLVGIGSTGSLTAALSLCADFCAPEQRGRAMLIVNLGKALGVALGFALTGWLFGLLADFSAPGWLADLAPWRGAHVLLAAISALCLLPLLFLREPERREVEASPDAPFRIVAAELWARRSFLGPLFAGQVAVVMADVAATVWVAPVLSRDFGLQPQQFAGWVGALLFGTGVAGAVLGGISADIGQKSHRRGGILLGAVIAAGIGVPAALFPLMPSVTGLAVALGVMSMCGAVTGLVVSVALTVLLPNELRGLCIGAFIAIAGLIGFGLAPWVVTRVSALMGGEAMLAEALALVGVIVSGLSFFAFLLAMRRAPEPIR, from the coding sequence ATGGCGACGCAGGCCGAACCGTTCGCCACGCCGGCGCCGCGCCTGACCGCGCCCGCGACGCTCATCCCGTTGCTGCTGCTCGCGCTGGTGACGACGATGGGTTTCACCGCGCTCGGCAGCTTCGGCACGATCCAGGAAAGCGCCAAGGCCGAACTGGCGCTCAGCGACGACGCGCTCGCGTTGATCCAGGGGCTCGGCGCAGCGGTGCCGATGGTGCTCTTCTCGATCCCGATCGGAATCCTCGTCGATCGCCGCAACCGGGTGCGGTTGACGATCGGGTTGGCCGTGCTCTGGACGCTTGGTACGTTGCTCACGGCCTTTGCGCCGAGCGCGGGGCTGCTCACTGCGGCGCGGATGCTCGTCGGCATCGGCTCGACGGGTTCGCTCACCGCGGCGCTGTCGCTCTGCGCCGATTTTTGCGCGCCCGAACAGCGCGGCCGCGCGATGCTGATCGTCAACCTCGGCAAAGCGCTTGGCGTCGCGCTCGGGTTTGCGCTCACCGGCTGGCTGTTCGGCCTGCTCGCGGATTTTTCGGCGCCGGGCTGGCTCGCGGATCTTGCGCCGTGGCGCGGCGCGCATGTGCTGCTCGCCGCGATCAGCGCGCTGTGTCTGCTGCCCTTGCTATTCCTGCGCGAACCCGAACGGCGCGAGGTCGAGGCGAGCCCCGATGCGCCTTTCCGCATCGTCGCTGCCGAACTCTGGGCGCGCCGCAGCTTTCTCGGGCCGCTCTTCGCGGGACAGGTCGCGGTCGTGATGGCCGACGTCGCCGCTACGGTCTGGGTCGCGCCCGTGCTGTCGCGCGACTTCGGGCTCCAGCCGCAGCAGTTCGCCGGCTGGGTCGGCGCTCTTTTGTTCGGCACCGGCGTCGCGGGCGCGGTACTTGGCGGGATTTCGGCCGATATCGGACAGAAAAGCCACCGCCGCGGCGGCATCCTGCTCGGTGCGGTGATCGCGGCGGGGATCGGGGTGCCGGCGGCGCTGTTCCCGCTGATGCCCAGCGTGACCGGCCTTGCCGTCGCGCTCGGCGTGATGTCGATGTGCGGCGCGGTGACCGGGCTCGTCGTCTCGGTCGCGCTGACCGTGCTGCTACCTAACGAACTGCGCGGTCTCTGCATCGGCGCCTTCATCGCGATCGCGGGGCTGATCGGCTTCGGTCTCGCACCGTGGGTGGTGACGCGCGTCAGTGCGCTGATGGGCGGCGAGGCGATGCTTGCGGAGGCGCTGGCGCTCGTCGGCGTCATCGTCAGCGGGCTGTCTTTCTTCGCCTTCCTGCTCGCGATGCGGCGGGCACCTGAACCTATCAGATAG
- a CDS encoding HlyD family type I secretion periplasmic adaptor subunit, which translates to MNAIKRHWTAVRDALDNERARSRGVLRTEEADFLPAALEVVECPVSPTARVTAWALLGLFAAALLWLVLGRVDVVASAPGKLVPADDVQLIQPGAAGIVHAILVRDGQRVRAGQPLVELDPTVSDADTAQASKALETAMLDAARLRAILSALDGQGLSFTPPAGTAPDVAATQIALARAQLAEIRAGSQTRAADTESARAARAEAQIQAAKLSETLPLLDEQIAANETLLEKGYVSKLRVIEMRRQRLVAARDRDAALATARKAEAQIAVAGGNSSQSTAEARARVLAELAKAESDARLRKEELTKATKRSTLQRLVSPVDGTVTQLAVHTVGGVVEAAKPIMIIVPVRGKLIAEVTIANKDVGFVSVGQPVALKVEAFPFTRYGAVPGRLEQISSDAVQDEKRGLIYTARVTLDRATIVRDGRAVPLTPGMAVTADIRTGRRSLASYLLSPIDEMRATAARER; encoded by the coding sequence ATGAACGCGATCAAACGTCACTGGACCGCCGTCCGCGACGCGCTCGACAATGAACGGGCGCGATCGCGTGGGGTTTTGCGCACCGAGGAGGCGGATTTCCTTCCCGCCGCGCTCGAAGTGGTCGAGTGCCCCGTTTCGCCGACCGCGCGGGTCACCGCTTGGGCTTTGCTCGGGCTGTTCGCCGCCGCGCTGCTCTGGCTGGTCCTTGGCCGGGTCGACGTCGTCGCGTCGGCGCCGGGCAAGCTGGTCCCCGCCGACGACGTTCAGCTGATCCAGCCCGGCGCGGCGGGGATCGTCCACGCCATATTGGTCCGCGACGGCCAGCGCGTCCGCGCCGGCCAGCCGCTGGTCGAGCTCGATCCCACCGTCTCCGACGCCGATACGGCGCAAGCGAGCAAGGCGCTGGAGACCGCGATGCTCGACGCCGCGCGGCTGCGCGCCATATTGTCCGCGCTCGACGGCCAGGGTCTCAGCTTCACTCCGCCCGCCGGAACCGCGCCAGACGTCGCCGCCACCCAGATCGCGCTCGCGCGCGCCCAGCTCGCCGAGATCCGAGCGGGCAGCCAAACGCGTGCCGCCGACACCGAATCCGCTCGCGCCGCCCGCGCCGAGGCGCAGATCCAGGCAGCCAAGCTGAGCGAAACGCTGCCGCTGCTCGACGAACAGATCGCCGCCAACGAAACGCTGCTCGAAAAAGGCTATGTCTCGAAGCTGCGCGTGATTGAGATGCGCCGCCAGCGCCTCGTCGCCGCGCGCGACCGCGACGCCGCGCTCGCCACCGCGCGCAAGGCGGAAGCGCAAATCGCGGTCGCCGGCGGCAATTCGAGCCAATCGACCGCCGAGGCGCGCGCGCGCGTCCTCGCCGAACTCGCCAAGGCGGAAAGCGACGCGCGGCTGCGCAAGGAGGAGCTAACCAAAGCGACGAAACGCAGCACCCTCCAGCGCCTCGTCAGCCCCGTTGACGGCACGGTCACGCAACTTGCTGTCCACACCGTCGGCGGCGTGGTCGAGGCGGCGAAGCCGATTATGATCATCGTGCCCGTGCGCGGAAAGCTGATCGCCGAAGTGACGATCGCCAACAAGGATGTGGGATTCGTCAGCGTCGGCCAGCCGGTCGCGCTGAAGGTCGAGGCCTTTCCCTTCACGCGCTACGGCGCGGTGCCGGGCAGGCTGGAGCAGATCAGTTCGGATGCCGTTCAGGACGAAAAGCGCGGCCTCATCTACACCGCGCGGGTAACGCTCGATCGCGCGACGATCGTGCGCGACGGTAGGGCGGTCCCCCTAACCCCCGGGATGGCGGTCACCGCCGATATCCGCACCGGCCGCCGTTCGCTTGCTTCCTATCTGCTGAGCCCGATCGACGAGATGCGCGCGACAGCCGCGCGGGAGCGCTGA
- a CDS encoding helix-turn-helix transcriptional regulator, with amino-acid sequence MPSEHMSKHPVIVSPEMTTFVGRGPCDRLLLPPDALLLGFGDIGEPVVRTLTFRELESEGHLLVFAVSRAACRRLFSDLPDADARWFLPSDLRTLGQSIVAPDCDEAAADTLRLARSIELLCQFFAALRAGALIPVDGQPSLTESDIARIAAARRIVDTRWHEKLTIDDIAKSCGINRDKLTRGFRELYQCSVAEALSDRRLRQARQMLAASDLPVASIGYRCGYLNNASFTRAFSRRFGMAPTAMRRVGVAA; translated from the coding sequence ATGCCGTCCGAGCATATGTCCAAGCATCCGGTGATCGTGTCGCCCGAAATGACCACCTTTGTCGGCCGTGGTCCATGCGACCGCCTGTTGCTGCCCCCCGATGCGCTGCTGCTTGGCTTCGGCGACATCGGTGAACCCGTCGTCCGCACATTGACCTTTCGCGAACTCGAGAGTGAAGGGCATTTGCTCGTCTTCGCCGTATCGCGCGCCGCGTGCCGCCGCCTGTTCAGCGACCTGCCCGACGCCGACGCGCGCTGGTTCCTGCCGTCGGACCTGCGCACGCTCGGCCAGTCGATCGTCGCGCCCGATTGCGACGAGGCGGCGGCGGACACGCTGCGCCTCGCGCGCAGCATCGAACTCCTTTGCCAATTCTTCGCCGCGCTCCGCGCCGGCGCCCTCATCCCTGTCGACGGACAGCCAAGCCTGACCGAAAGCGACATCGCGCGGATCGCGGCGGCGCGTCGGATCGTCGACACCCGTTGGCACGAGAAATTGACGATCGACGACATTGCCAAAAGCTGCGGGATCAATCGCGACAAGCTAACGCGCGGGTTTCGCGAGCTCTATCAATGCAGCGTTGCCGAGGCGCTGAGCGATCGGCGGCTGCGTCAGGCGCGACAGATGCTTGCGGCGAGCGATTTGCCCGTGGCGAGCATTGGCTATCGCTGCGGCTATCTCAACAACGCCAGCTTCACGCGCGCCTTTTCGCGTCGCTTCGGCATGGCGCCGACCGCGATGCGGCGGGTCGGAGTGGCGGCATGA
- a CDS encoding DUF1328 family protein has product MFRWAIIFAVVALVAALLGFGGIAGLSADFAKILLVVAVVLVVVGFVFGRGGRRTLP; this is encoded by the coding sequence ATGTTCAGATGGGCCATCATTTTCGCGGTCGTTGCGCTGGTCGCGGCACTGCTCGGCTTTGGCGGCATCGCCGGGCTTTCTGCGGACTTCGCCAAGATTTTGCTTGTTGTGGCGGTTGTCCTTGTCGTGGTCGGCTTTGTGTTTGGCAGGGGTGGGCGTCGCACGCTTCCCTGA
- a CDS encoding AsmA family protein — protein sequence MDTRSGQMAPVAGSSTTPWTDRPRRWAKTAWTPAWLAKRPRPLRIAIRTVAIILLTLFAIWLILFITKGRFLKGPFERFATSQLERQVDIGGDFQLYFAPFNVKFYAEDIRIANPSWAREKQFFMAKTVDTRVATLPLIFGNRILRFADLDGARVALEWDSGNRRNSWTFGDPNRPPEPLELPRIQRAAITQSGLSYRDPKLRLFADIDIDTIRASGTRINDDIRFSGRGTMHTQPFTLSGGLSSPNETIVGGKNDLTLHAVGLGNTLDVSGTLPGPTELEGADLKLQSRGGNLSRLFDFLGVAIPDTRRYRVTSALTYEDEVWKLTGIKGMFGDSDLAGSLAVSQPKGRVYLKADLTTRSLNIIDAGPFVGYDPQRLDKMGTGGTVETVGGRPRVLPDAPLRVEALRRFDVDLRYRATRVRAKSFPISNVDLTLALKNGLMELKPFNFVVAGGTVKSDVAIDARPAMVRTEYDIRLSPTRLDTLLAGFGAEQSGTTGTVSGRMKMVGFGDSVHQSLATSNGRIAFVLPQGTFWTRNVQLAELDFGTFVQKMFQDKLKKPVEINCGVIAFTVRGGVAAADPILIDTKKNVMIGRGGFSFRNEAIDLAVRADGKTFSLFSGQSPVGVGGYFAAPKIDPVSDELAGRAGAALGLGLLAGPAALVIPFVDAGDAKAAQCGPILAGATAQAQRTSKGKPRDDVGKGTTAKSEDGKQSGDEGKKQRKKFLGIF from the coding sequence ATGGACACGCGCTCCGGTCAGATGGCCCCCGTGGCCGGCTCTTCCACCACCCCCTGGACCGATCGGCCCCGGCGCTGGGCGAAGACCGCATGGACGCCCGCGTGGCTCGCAAAGCGTCCAAGGCCGCTACGGATCGCGATACGCACCGTTGCAATCATCCTGCTCACGCTGTTTGCGATCTGGCTGATTCTCTTCATCACCAAGGGTCGGTTCCTGAAAGGCCCTTTCGAACGCTTCGCCACGTCGCAGCTTGAACGGCAGGTCGATATAGGCGGCGATTTCCAGCTCTATTTCGCGCCCTTCAACGTCAAATTCTACGCCGAGGATATCCGCATCGCGAACCCCTCATGGGCGCGCGAAAAGCAGTTTTTCATGGCGAAGACGGTCGACACAAGGGTTGCCACGCTGCCGCTGATCTTTGGCAACCGCATCCTGCGCTTTGCCGATCTCGACGGCGCGCGGGTGGCGCTTGAATGGGACAGCGGCAACAGGCGGAACAGCTGGACTTTCGGCGACCCGAACCGCCCTCCCGAGCCGCTCGAGCTGCCACGGATCCAGCGCGCCGCGATCACGCAGAGCGGCCTCAGCTACCGCGATCCCAAATTGCGGCTGTTCGCCGACATCGATATCGACACCATCCGCGCGTCCGGCACGCGTATCAATGACGATATCCGTTTTTCCGGGCGCGGGACGATGCACACGCAGCCGTTCACCCTGTCCGGCGGCCTCTCCTCGCCGAACGAAACCATCGTGGGCGGCAAGAATGACCTGACGCTTCATGCCGTCGGGCTCGGCAATACGCTCGACGTATCGGGCACGTTGCCCGGTCCGACCGAACTCGAGGGCGCCGATCTCAAATTGCAGTCGCGCGGCGGCAATCTGTCGCGCCTTTTCGACTTCCTCGGCGTCGCGATCCCCGATACCCGCCGCTACCGCGTCACGTCGGCGCTGACCTATGAGGATGAAGTCTGGAAGCTCACGGGTATTAAAGGGATGTTCGGCGACAGCGACCTTGCCGGCTCGCTGGCGGTCAGCCAGCCGAAAGGGCGGGTCTATCTGAAGGCCGATTTGACCACCCGGTCGCTCAACATCATCGATGCGGGACCGTTCGTCGGCTATGATCCGCAGCGGCTCGACAAGATGGGAACCGGCGGCACGGTCGAGACGGTCGGCGGCCGCCCGCGCGTGCTCCCCGACGCCCCGCTGCGCGTCGAGGCGCTCAGGCGGTTCGACGTCGACCTCCGCTACCGGGCCACCAGGGTGCGCGCAAAAAGCTTTCCGATCAGCAATGTCGACCTGACACTCGCACTCAAGAACGGACTAATGGAGCTCAAGCCGTTCAATTTCGTCGTTGCCGGCGGGACGGTCAAAAGCGACGTGGCGATCGACGCACGCCCCGCCATGGTGCGCACCGAATATGATATCCGCCTGTCGCCGACGCGGCTCGACACCTTGCTTGCCGGCTTCGGAGCCGAGCAGTCGGGGACGACGGGCACGGTCAGCGGGCGCATGAAGATGGTGGGCTTCGGCGACAGCGTGCACCAGTCGCTCGCGACGTCGAACGGCCGCATCGCCTTTGTCCTGCCGCAGGGCACATTCTGGACGCGTAATGTCCAGCTCGCCGAACTCGACTTCGGAACGTTCGTACAAAAGATGTTTCAGGACAAGCTCAAGAAACCGGTCGAGATCAACTGCGGGGTGATCGCCTTCACGGTCCGCGGCGGCGTCGCAGCGGCCGACCCAATCCTGATCGACACCAAGAAGAATGTGATGATTGGCCGCGGCGGTTTCTCGTTCCGCAACGAGGCAATCGACCTGGCGGTCCGCGCCGACGGCAAAACCTTCAGCCTCTTTTCGGGCCAGTCGCCGGTCGGCGTCGGCGGCTATTTCGCGGCGCCCAAAATCGATCCGGTGAGCGACGAGCTCGCTGGACGCGCGGGGGCCGCGCTTGGTCTCGGCTTACTCGCCGGCCCCGCGGCGCTGGTCATCCCGTTCGTCGATGCCGGCGATGCCAAGGCGGCGCAATGCGGCCCCATCCTCGCCGGCGCCACCGCGCAGGCGCAACGGACGAGCAAAGGCAAACCGCGCGACGATGTCGGCAAAGGCACGACCGCCAAGTCGGAAGACGGCAAGCAGAGCGGCGACGAAGGGAAAAAACAGCGCAAGAAGTTCCTCGGCATTTTCTAA
- a CDS encoding FadR/GntR family transcriptional regulator, which translates to MSGMLDPSGRGSLVDRAVESVRDFIRTNDLKVGDTLPGEGSFATRLGVSRPVMREAFGALAALRLVDVGNGRKPRVGAIDGSVMAASMGHAVNTAQVSLADVWEVRRTLELRTAELAAINRTDEQARAILTAAHGLSVEHDEAARTAADTIFHQTIAEASGNQLFLQIVRSFEELMAVAIPRAWAGRSTSQERDETLALHREVAEAIAARDPARARAAMESHFNNSIGEMLKDQF; encoded by the coding sequence ATGAGCGGGATGCTCGATCCGTCCGGCCGGGGTTCGCTTGTCGACCGCGCGGTCGAATCGGTGCGCGACTTCATCCGGACAAACGACCTAAAGGTCGGCGACACGCTGCCGGGCGAGGGGAGCTTTGCGACGCGGCTTGGCGTTAGCCGCCCGGTGATGCGCGAGGCGTTCGGCGCGCTCGCGGCGCTTCGCCTGGTCGACGTCGGCAATGGGCGCAAGCCGCGCGTGGGCGCGATCGATGGATCGGTGATGGCGGCGTCGATGGGGCATGCGGTCAACACCGCGCAGGTGTCGCTCGCCGACGTGTGGGAGGTGCGCCGCACGCTCGAACTGCGCACCGCCGAACTCGCCGCGATCAACCGCACCGACGAGCAGGCGCGCGCGATCCTGACCGCAGCGCATGGCCTGTCGGTCGAGCATGACGAAGCGGCGCGGACCGCCGCCGACACGATTTTTCACCAGACGATCGCCGAGGCGAGCGGCAATCAGCTATTCCTTCAAATCGTCCGCTCGTTCGAGGAGCTGATGGCGGTGGCGATCCCGCGCGCCTGGGCTGGACGGAGCACCAGTCAAGAGCGCGACGAGACGCTCGCGCTGCACCGCGAGGTTGCCGAGGCCATCGCTGCGCGCGATCCCGCGCGCGCGCGCGCCGCGATGGAGAGCCATTTCAACAATTCGATCGGCGAGATGCTGAAGGACCAGTTTTAG